In Nocardia asteroides, the following proteins share a genomic window:
- a CDS encoding glycosyltransferase family 39 protein, whose product MTAIASVFAVVLSITTTRYGYHRDELYFLAAGRRLDWGYPDQPPLTPALARLMSAIDPDALWVLRLPAVAAATFVVVCAGLMAKQLGGGRGARALAAAAVAGASLTQAAGHLFGTTVFDLAAWSLICLLVLKLLGGADPRWWLAVGAVAGLGVQNKVLIVVPIGALVAAVLLTDARKMFATRYFAAAIGIAAVLAAPYLWWQAGNGWPQWTLSRAIAGGSSGTSDSPIMFVLLQFGLFGPLLVPLWGYGLWRLWRSRYRAFPLAYGLLFGLFLAAGGKAYYLGGMYPVLLAAGSVGLAAALDSHRKRWAAVGSVLAVNAALSAVLFLPVLPVAAVPDSPVLAVNYDAGETIGWPRVVAQIAAARPPDAAILTANYGEAGAVERYGAEYGLPTPYSGHNAYGWWGPPPDSATTVLTVGIQRERLADLCAVVEPAGMLDNGLGIDNDEQGAPLFVCRDPVRPWSQVWPRLRTLG is encoded by the coding sequence GTGACCGCAATCGCGTCGGTTTTCGCCGTGGTTCTGTCGATCACCACGACGCGCTATGGCTACCACCGTGACGAGTTGTACTTCCTGGCCGCCGGACGGCGGCTGGACTGGGGGTATCCCGATCAGCCGCCGCTGACGCCCGCGCTGGCCCGGCTGATGTCGGCCATCGACCCCGATGCGCTGTGGGTATTACGGCTGCCCGCGGTCGCCGCCGCGACCTTCGTCGTGGTGTGTGCCGGACTGATGGCGAAACAGCTGGGTGGTGGCCGTGGCGCGCGGGCGCTGGCGGCGGCCGCGGTGGCGGGCGCGTCGCTGACGCAGGCCGCCGGGCACCTGTTCGGGACCACGGTGTTCGACCTGGCCGCCTGGTCGCTGATCTGCCTGCTGGTGCTGAAGTTGCTCGGCGGCGCCGACCCGCGGTGGTGGCTCGCGGTGGGCGCGGTGGCCGGGCTCGGGGTGCAGAACAAGGTGCTGATCGTCGTCCCGATCGGCGCGCTGGTGGCCGCCGTCCTGCTGACAGATGCGCGAAAAATGTTCGCCACCAGGTATTTCGCGGCCGCGATCGGGATCGCGGCGGTACTCGCGGCGCCGTACCTGTGGTGGCAGGCGGGCAATGGCTGGCCGCAGTGGACGCTGAGCCGGGCGATCGCGGGCGGGTCGTCGGGCACCTCGGATTCGCCGATCATGTTCGTGCTCCTGCAGTTCGGGCTGTTCGGTCCGCTGCTGGTGCCGCTGTGGGGGTACGGGCTGTGGCGGCTGTGGCGCTCGCGATATCGGGCGTTCCCGCTCGCCTACGGCCTGCTGTTCGGGCTGTTCCTCGCGGCCGGTGGGAAGGCGTACTACCTCGGCGGGATGTATCCGGTGCTGCTCGCGGCCGGCTCGGTCGGGCTCGCCGCGGCGCTCGACAGTCACCGGAAGCGCTGGGCGGCGGTGGGTTCGGTGCTCGCGGTGAACGCGGCGCTGTCGGCCGTGCTGTTCCTGCCGGTCCTGCCGGTGGCCGCGGTGCCGGACTCGCCGGTGCTCGCGGTGAACTACGACGCGGGCGAGACGATCGGCTGGCCACGGGTGGTCGCGCAGATCGCGGCAGCCCGGCCGCCCGACGCGGCGATCCTCACCGCGAACTACGGCGAAGCCGGTGCCGTCGAACGCTATGGCGCCGAATACGGGCTGCCGACACCGTATTCGGGCCACAACGCGTACGGCTGGTGGGGCCCGCCGCCCGACTCCGCGACCACGGTGCTCACCGTCGGCATCCAGCGCGAGCGACTCGCCGACCTGTGTGCGGTGGTCGAGCCGGCGGGCATGCTCGACAACGGACTCGGCATCGACAACGACGAGCAGGGCGCGCCGCTGTTCGTCTGCCGGGACCCGGTGCGGCCGTGGTCGCAGGTGTGGCCGCGGCTGCGGACTCTCGGTTAG
- a CDS encoding acyl-CoA dehydrogenase family protein yields the protein MMSTRDSATKRRPNDTSAVGLSQPKRDWMGTAMRALTTITGSELAEKYNLRKPIERVTYEGTKTGFRTLGAATRTFAKVTGGGQPKRLPDNESKTKDYFDLTPSDEQQMIVETVKDFAGEILRPAAYEADNAAKAPRDLLERAAELGITLINVPEELEGAAGERGAVTNSLVAEALAHGDMGLALPILAPSGVAVALSQWGTDAQQQTYLPAFTGENVPQASVVISEPRALFDPFALQTKATRSPSGFRLNGVKSLVPAAADAELFIVAAELDGRPALFIVESDTAGLSVEADPSMGLRAAGLGRLILDNVAVGAEAVLGDGDAKTRAQEYTDAVQLARLGWSSLAIGTGQAVLDYVIPYVNEREAFGEPISHRQAVAFMVANMAIELDGLRLVTLRGASRAEQGLSFGREAALARKLATDKGMQIGLDGVQLLGGHGFTKEHPVERWYRDLRAVGVAEGVVLV from the coding sequence ATGATGAGCACTCGAGACAGCGCGACGAAGCGACGTCCGAACGACACGTCCGCAGTCGGCCTCAGCCAGCCCAAGCGGGACTGGATGGGCACGGCGATGCGCGCTTTGACGACCATTACCGGGTCGGAGCTCGCCGAGAAGTACAACCTGCGCAAGCCCATCGAACGCGTCACCTACGAGGGCACCAAGACCGGGTTCCGCACCCTGGGCGCGGCCACCCGCACCTTCGCCAAGGTCACCGGCGGCGGCCAGCCCAAGCGCCTGCCCGACAACGAGTCCAAGACCAAGGACTACTTCGACCTCACCCCGTCCGACGAGCAGCAGATGATCGTCGAGACCGTGAAGGACTTCGCCGGCGAGATCCTGCGCCCGGCCGCCTACGAGGCCGACAACGCGGCCAAGGCCCCGCGCGACCTGCTCGAGCGCGCCGCCGAACTCGGCATCACCCTGATCAATGTCCCCGAGGAGCTCGAGGGCGCGGCGGGCGAACGTGGCGCCGTCACCAACTCGCTGGTGGCCGAGGCCCTCGCGCACGGCGACATGGGCCTGGCCCTGCCGATCCTGGCGCCCAGCGGCGTCGCGGTCGCGCTGTCGCAGTGGGGCACCGACGCGCAGCAGCAGACCTACCTGCCCGCCTTCACCGGCGAGAACGTGCCGCAGGCCTCGGTCGTCATCAGCGAGCCGCGCGCGCTGTTCGACCCGTTCGCCCTGCAGACCAAGGCCACCCGCTCCCCCAGCGGCTTCCGCCTCAACGGCGTGAAGAGCCTGGTCCCGGCCGCCGCCGACGCCGAGCTGTTCATCGTGGCCGCCGAGCTCGACGGCCGCCCCGCGCTGTTCATCGTCGAGTCCGACACCGCGGGCCTGTCCGTGGAGGCCGACCCGAGCATGGGTCTGCGCGCCGCGGGCCTGGGCCGGCTGATCCTGGACAACGTGGCCGTCGGCGCCGAGGCCGTGCTCGGCGACGGTGACGCCAAGACCCGCGCGCAGGAGTACACCGACGCGGTGCAGCTGGCCCGCCTCGGCTGGTCCTCGCTCGCCATCGGCACCGGCCAGGCCGTGCTCGACTACGTGATCCCGTACGTGAACGAGCGCGAGGCGTTCGGCGAGCCGATCTCGCACCGGCAGGCGGTCGCGTTCATGGTCGCCAACATGGCGATTGAGCTCGACGGCCTGCGGCTGGTGACCCTGCGTGGCGCCTCCCGCGCGGAGCAGGGCCTGTCGTTCGGTCGCGAGGCGGCGCTGGCGCGCAAGCTGGCCACCGACAAGGGCATGCAGATCGGCCTGGACGGCGTGCAGCTGCTCGGCGGTCACGGCTTCACCAAGGAACACCCGGTCGAGCGGTGGTACCGCGACCTGCGAGCCGTCGGCGTTGCCGAGGGCGTGGTGCTGGTCTAG
- a CDS encoding acyl-CoA dehydrogenase family protein, which yields MINLELPKKLKASANQAHQVASQIFRPISRKYDLAEHAYPVELDTMAAMVEGLADSGTQKIGGAAGGRNDEAGETDILANANGGNMSALLNALETSWGDVGLMLTIPYQGLGNAAIAAVATDEQLARFGKVWASMAITEPSFGSDSAAVTTTAVLDGDEWVLNGEKIFVTAGERSTHIVVWASVDKSLGRAAIKSFVVPRDAPGLSVARLEHKLGIKASDTAVLLLQDCRIPADNILGSPEVNVEKGFAGVMQTFDNTRPLVAAMAIGVARAALEELRTILTEAGVEISYDTPAMNQHAAAAEFLRMEADYESAYLLALRAAWMADNKKPNSLEASMSKAKAGRTGTDVTLKAVELAGTVGYSQRLLLEKWGRDSKILDIFEGTQQIQQLIVARRVLGKTSAELK from the coding sequence ATGATCAATCTCGAACTCCCCAAGAAGCTGAAGGCGAGCGCCAACCAGGCCCACCAGGTCGCCTCCCAGATCTTCCGTCCCATCTCGCGCAAGTACGACCTCGCCGAGCACGCGTACCCGGTCGAGCTCGACACCATGGCCGCCATGGTCGAAGGGCTGGCCGACTCCGGCACCCAGAAGATCGGTGGCGCCGCGGGCGGCCGCAACGACGAGGCGGGCGAGACCGACATCCTCGCCAACGCCAACGGCGGCAACATGTCCGCGCTGCTCAACGCGCTCGAGACCTCGTGGGGCGATGTCGGCCTGATGCTGACCATCCCCTACCAGGGCCTGGGCAACGCCGCGATCGCCGCGGTCGCCACCGACGAGCAGCTGGCCCGCTTCGGCAAGGTGTGGGCCTCGATGGCCATCACCGAGCCGTCCTTCGGGTCGGACTCGGCCGCGGTCACCACCACCGCCGTCCTCGACGGTGACGAGTGGGTCCTCAACGGCGAGAAGATCTTCGTCACCGCCGGTGAGCGCTCCACCCACATCGTGGTGTGGGCCTCGGTCGACAAGAGCCTGGGTCGCGCGGCGATCAAGTCCTTCGTCGTCCCGCGCGACGCTCCGGGCCTGTCGGTGGCGCGGCTCGAGCACAAGCTCGGCATCAAGGCCTCCGACACCGCCGTGCTGCTGCTGCAGGACTGCCGCATTCCCGCGGACAACATCCTGGGCTCGCCGGAAGTGAACGTGGAGAAGGGTTTCGCGGGGGTCATGCAGACCTTCGACAACACCCGCCCGCTGGTGGCCGCCATGGCCATCGGTGTCGCCCGCGCCGCGCTCGAGGAACTGCGCACCATCCTCACCGAGGCCGGTGTCGAGATCTCCTACGACACCCCCGCGATGAACCAGCACGCCGCCGCGGCCGAATTCCTGCGCATGGAAGCCGATTACGAGTCGGCCTACCTGCTGGCCCTGCGCGCCGCCTGGATGGCCGACAACAAGAAGCCGAACTCGCTCGAGGCTTCCATGTCCAAGGCCAAGGCGGGCCGCACCGGCACCGACGTCACCCTCAAGGCCGTCGAACTCGCCGGCACCGTGGGTTACTCGCAGCGCCTGCTCCTGGAGAAGTGGGGCCGCGACTCGAAGATCCTCGACATCTTCGAAGGCACCCAGCAGATCCAGCAGCTGATCGTGGCTCGCCGGGTCCTCGGCAAGACCAGCGCCGAGCTCAAGTGA
- a CDS encoding maleylpyruvate isomerase family mycothiol-dependent enzyme, with protein MDRDRIQAWLRAERLDLADFLDTLGPDEWARPSACAGWTVHDVLAHVTSTDTVRDTVVGLIRARGDWNRMTARLATDYAARHTPADLITQLRAAADSTRRAPGAAPIDPLVDLIVHGQDIARPLGRTCTAPTDTVLACLDHVMASRFYGARTRLRRTRLTATDTTWTQGPGPTEIEAPALDLLLVATGRPAP; from the coding sequence ATGGACCGCGACCGGATCCAGGCGTGGCTGCGCGCCGAACGGCTCGACCTCGCCGATTTCCTCGACACCCTCGGCCCGGACGAGTGGGCGCGGCCGTCCGCGTGCGCCGGCTGGACCGTGCACGACGTCCTCGCCCACGTCACCTCCACCGACACGGTCCGCGACACCGTCGTCGGCCTGATCCGCGCCAGGGGCGACTGGAACCGGATGACGGCCCGCCTGGCCACCGACTACGCCGCCCGCCACACCCCGGCCGACCTGATCACCCAGCTGCGCGCCGCCGCCGACTCCACCCGCCGTGCTCCCGGCGCCGCCCCCATCGACCCGCTGGTGGACCTCATCGTCCACGGCCAGGACATCGCCCGCCCGCTGGGCCGCACCTGCACCGCCCCCACCGACACCGTCCTGGCCTGCCTGGATCACGTTATGGCCAGCCGCTTCTACGGCGCCCGCACCCGCCTGCGCCGCACCCGCCTCACCGCCACCGACACCACCTGGACCCAGGGCCCCGGCCCCACCGAAATCGAGGCTCCCGCCCTGGATCTCCTCCTGGTAGCCACCGGCCGCCCGGCCCCGTAG
- a CDS encoding DUF5996 family protein: MPHLTPAKAVWPALRVDSWIDTRDTLHMWTQIIGKLKMAGTPLVNHWWNVTFAVNARGLATGAIPVDGRLLDIEFDFTDHELVLRTSDGRHATVALRPRTVADFYAELGHVLGRLDIVVDIEASPNEVDPAIPFAEDTTHRSYDGDAVHTFWQQLVQIQRVFGLWRAGFAGKSSPVHVFWGSLDLACTRFSGRSAPLHPGGAPNCADWVMEEAYSRECASAGFWAGGAEGTFYAYSYPAPDGYSGEPAGPEGAAWDSTLGEFVLPYEVVRQSEDPDATLLHFLDTTYAAAADLGKWDRKLLDVNPHRLDRRLHLDDTTAL; encoded by the coding sequence ATGCCCCACCTGACTCCGGCGAAGGCCGTCTGGCCCGCGCTGCGCGTGGACTCCTGGATCGATACCCGCGACACGCTGCACATGTGGACCCAGATCATCGGCAAGCTGAAGATGGCGGGCACACCGCTGGTCAACCACTGGTGGAACGTCACCTTCGCGGTGAACGCGCGCGGCCTGGCCACCGGCGCGATTCCCGTCGACGGGCGGTTGCTCGACATCGAATTCGACTTCACCGACCACGAACTGGTGCTGCGGACCAGCGACGGCCGGCACGCCACCGTCGCGCTGCGGCCACGCACCGTCGCCGACTTCTACGCCGAACTCGGCCATGTGCTGGGGCGCCTGGACATCGTGGTCGACATCGAGGCCTCACCCAACGAGGTGGACCCGGCGATCCCGTTCGCCGAGGACACCACGCACCGCTCCTACGACGGCGACGCGGTGCATACGTTCTGGCAGCAGCTGGTCCAGATCCAGCGCGTCTTCGGGCTCTGGCGGGCCGGGTTCGCCGGGAAGTCGAGTCCGGTGCACGTCTTCTGGGGATCGCTCGACCTGGCCTGCACCCGCTTCTCCGGCCGCAGCGCGCCGCTGCATCCGGGCGGCGCGCCGAACTGCGCGGACTGGGTCATGGAAGAGGCGTACTCGCGGGAATGCGCCAGCGCCGGTTTCTGGGCGGGTGGCGCCGAGGGCACGTTCTACGCCTACTCCTATCCCGCCCCCGACGGTTACTCCGGCGAGCCCGCCGGTCCCGAAGGCGCCGCCTGGGATTCCACGCTGGGCGAATTCGTCCTCCCGTACGAGGTGGTCCGCCAGAGCGAGGACCCCGACGCGACCCTGCTGCACTTCCTCGACACCACCTACGCCGCGGCCGCCGACCTGGGGAAATGGGATCGCAAACTTCTCGACGTGAACCCGCACCGGCTCGATCGCAGGCTGCATCTGGACGACACCACCGCGCTGTGA
- a CDS encoding AurF N-oxygenase family protein translates to MLSTTLKNTATDPEYHEILRNLSEGSVNRHFDPYVDIDWDAPEFAVHADDPRWIMPEEDPLGRHPWYKAQPVERQIAMGMWRQAGIAKVGLDFEQLLIRGLMQYLVSVPNGDPEFRYVTHEAAEECNHTMMFQEMINRIGYRDVVGMGSIDRKLTMAIWPAVKYFPELFFTMILGGEEPIDHLQKSLLRAGVDLHPMVQRVMQIHVAEEARHISFAHEYLRRNVPGMNPITKGVLSVAFPIAMRVMLDMIMTPPKEFVEKFDIPAEVMREAYWGGEESQTTMRNIFGDVRALATNSGMMNPVAKLTWRLLGIDGPVTRYRSEPARKVA, encoded by the coding sequence ATGCTGTCAACCACGCTCAAGAACACCGCAACCGATCCCGAGTACCACGAGATCCTGCGCAACCTGTCCGAAGGCTCGGTGAACCGGCACTTCGATCCCTATGTCGACATCGACTGGGACGCACCGGAATTCGCCGTGCACGCCGATGACCCGCGCTGGATCATGCCGGAGGAGGACCCGCTGGGCCGCCACCCCTGGTACAAGGCGCAGCCGGTCGAGCGCCAGATCGCCATGGGCATGTGGCGTCAGGCGGGGATCGCCAAGGTCGGCCTGGATTTCGAGCAGCTGCTGATCCGCGGGCTGATGCAGTACCTGGTCTCGGTCCCCAATGGTGATCCGGAGTTCCGGTACGTCACCCACGAGGCGGCCGAAGAGTGCAACCACACGATGATGTTCCAGGAGATGATCAACCGCATCGGCTACCGCGATGTGGTCGGCATGGGCAGCATCGACCGCAAGCTGACGATGGCGATCTGGCCCGCGGTGAAGTACTTCCCGGAGCTGTTCTTCACGATGATCCTCGGCGGCGAGGAGCCGATCGATCACCTGCAGAAGTCGCTGCTGCGCGCCGGAGTCGACCTGCATCCGATGGTGCAGCGGGTGATGCAGATCCATGTGGCCGAGGAAGCCAGGCACATCTCGTTCGCGCACGAGTACCTGCGCCGCAATGTGCCCGGGATGAACCCGATCACCAAGGGTGTGCTGTCGGTGGCCTTCCCCATCGCCATGCGGGTGATGCTCGACATGATCATGACGCCGCCCAAGGAATTCGTGGAGAAGTTCGACATCCCCGCCGAGGTGATGCGCGAGGCGTACTGGGGCGGCGAGGAGTCGCAGACCACCATGCGCAACATCTTCGGCGACGTGCGCGCCCTGGCCACCAACAGCGGCATGATGAACCCGGTCGCCAAGCTCACCTGGCGGCTGCTCGGCATCGACGGCCCGGTCACCCGGTACCGCAGCGAGCCCGCGCGCAAGGTCGCCTGA
- a CDS encoding type II toxin-antitoxin system Phd/YefM family antitoxin, which produces MADYETVPLTELRGQLGSVFDGVSASGRPVIVTREGKELVAVVPAEVLRHGALPPAYFNDDLREQILGGLDDRIKQHSADEIADAEAKLDSLMSALDGTGAGLR; this is translated from the coding sequence ATGGCCGATTATGAAACTGTGCCGCTGACCGAATTACGGGGCCAGCTCGGTAGTGTCTTCGACGGGGTCTCCGCGAGCGGACGCCCGGTGATCGTGACGCGGGAGGGGAAGGAATTGGTCGCGGTGGTACCAGCCGAGGTGTTGCGGCACGGGGCATTGCCCCCCGCCTACTTCAACGACGACCTGCGCGAGCAGATCCTGGGCGGCCTCGACGACCGCATCAAACAGCATTCGGCCGACGAGATCGCCGACGCCGAGGCGAAACTCGACTCCCTCATGAGCGCACTGGACGGCACGGGCGCGGGCCTGCGGTGA
- a CDS encoding PIN domain-containing protein — protein MSVADHTALTSLARSPLFGQVIMRQFTQQRRIMVVPTVSLMAAMRAVDNIDELGRLLDNRVAVRWAELDAATAIRTGTTVPMADDHTEWPLVAPVVFTAQHLDMPVLTAKPELYRGYKVQIAPMP, from the coding sequence GTGAGCGTCGCCGACCACACCGCGCTCACCTCGCTGGCCCGCTCGCCCCTGTTCGGCCAGGTGATCATGCGCCAGTTCACCCAGCAGCGCCGGATCATGGTGGTGCCCACCGTGAGTCTGATGGCCGCGATGCGCGCCGTCGACAACATCGACGAACTGGGCCGACTGCTCGACAACCGCGTCGCGGTGCGCTGGGCCGAACTCGACGCCGCCACCGCGATCCGCACCGGCACCACCGTGCCTATGGCCGACGACCACACCGAATGGCCGCTGGTCGCGCCCGTCGTCTTCACCGCGCAGCACCTGGACATGCCGGTGCTGACCGCCAAGCCGGAGCTGTATCGCGGGTACAAGGTGCAGATCGCGCCGATGCCGTAG